From Actinomyces slackii, a single genomic window includes:
- the rpmA gene encoding 50S ribosomal protein L27, with product MAHKKGLGSSRNGRDSNAQRLGVKRYGGQFVKAGEIIVRQRGTHFHPGKNVGRGNDDTLFAKAAGNVEFGTFRGRRVVNIVLPEA from the coding sequence ATGGCACACAAGAAGGGTCTTGGCTCCTCCCGCAATGGCCGCGACTCCAATGCCCAGCGCCTGGGCGTCAAGCGCTATGGGGGCCAGTTCGTCAAGGCCGGCGAGATCATCGTCCGCCAGCGCGGCACCCACTTCCACCCCGGCAAGAACGTGGGCCGCGGCAATGACGACACCCTCTTCGCCAAGGCGGCCGGCAATGTCGAGTTCGGCACCTTCCGCGGCCGCAGGGTCGTCAACATCGTGCTCCCCGAGGCCTGA
- a CDS encoding AAA family ATPase, translating to MRITHLEASNWRNFKNVSFDIGDRLFVVGPNASGKSNLLDIFRFLGDLTPAGGGLGHAIKKRGGLSKLRSLFARNNAKGHLVVAVTLQDGEDTWEYRLSIKGEGQGHNRPVVAEELVIRNGERLLRRPDAQDDADPERLTQTHLEQISANQPFRALADYFTRVQYFHLVPQIIRDPNRVGIPDNDPYGAHFIAEMNATQTRTRDAWLRRMEKALQAAVPGFETLNIETDSAGKPHLIAGYRNWRSKPALQSEADFSDGTLRLIGLLWSIIKAPKTPGILLLEEPELSLNSAVVRMLPTVLAQARRSSDLQILLSTHAPEILNDEGVVPSEVLVLTVTKDGSQAGLLSEPAFGTDENLTLGLSLAEIVDGLITPGDLTGLTVAARSSR from the coding sequence GTGAGGATCACCCATCTGGAGGCCAGCAACTGGCGCAACTTCAAGAACGTCTCCTTCGACATCGGCGACCGGCTCTTCGTCGTAGGGCCGAATGCCTCCGGCAAGTCCAATCTTCTGGATATCTTCCGGTTCCTGGGGGACCTGACCCCGGCCGGAGGGGGTCTGGGTCACGCGATCAAGAAGCGTGGGGGCCTGAGCAAGCTGCGCAGCCTCTTCGCCCGCAACAACGCCAAAGGGCACCTGGTTGTGGCTGTCACCCTTCAGGATGGCGAGGACACGTGGGAGTACCGACTGTCGATCAAGGGCGAGGGCCAGGGCCACAATCGTCCGGTCGTGGCCGAGGAGCTCGTGATCCGTAACGGAGAGCGACTCCTGCGACGACCAGACGCTCAGGACGACGCCGACCCGGAGCGACTCACACAAACCCACCTGGAGCAGATCTCGGCGAACCAGCCATTCCGCGCTCTCGCCGACTACTTCACGCGGGTCCAGTACTTCCACCTGGTCCCGCAGATCATTCGGGACCCAAATCGAGTAGGCATCCCCGACAACGACCCCTACGGAGCCCACTTCATCGCCGAGATGAACGCCACGCAGACCAGAACCCGCGACGCCTGGCTCCGTCGAATGGAGAAGGCCCTCCAGGCCGCCGTTCCCGGCTTCGAGACACTTAACATCGAGACTGACAGCGCGGGTAAGCCGCACCTCATCGCGGGGTACAGGAACTGGCGGTCCAAGCCGGCGCTTCAGAGCGAGGCGGACTTCTCCGACGGCACCCTGCGCCTCATCGGCCTGCTGTGGTCGATCATCAAGGCCCCAAAGACCCCCGGCATCCTCCTGCTGGAGGAACCCGAGTTGTCCCTGAACAGCGCTGTGGTGCGCATGCTGCCAACGGTCCTGGCCCAGGCACGCCGCTCCTCCGACCTGCAGATCCTGCTGTCCACCCACGCGCCTGAGATTCTCAATGACGAGGGTGTCGTCCCCTCAGAGGTACTTGTGCTCACGGTGACGAAAGACGGGTCCCAGGCGGGTCTGCTCTCGGAGCCGGCCTTCGGCACCGACGAGAACCTGACCCTGGGGTTGAGCCTCGCCGAGATCGTCGACGGACTCATCACTCCGGGTGATCTCACCGGGCTGACCGTGGCCGCACGGAGCAGTCGATGA
- a CDS encoding glutamate-5-semialdehyde dehydrogenase has protein sequence MAESTAPRDAQDLVAATASAARTAQRSIAGAPRAVKDAALVAMADALVAHTDEILTANASDLQRGRDSGMKPGLLDRLALDASRLEGIAEALREIAALPDPVGQILDGSVMPNGLRVRRVRVPIGVVGMIYEARPNVTVDVAALAIKAGNAVILRGGSAAQDSNAAIIAALRSALKAQGLPPELVASIDAAGREGATALMRARGAIDLLVPRGGAGLIRSVVENSIVPVIETGSGNCHVYVDASAQQDEAVEIIINAKTQRVGVCNAAETLIVHREIAKAWLPRAAEALWQKGTTLHADEQALQILAPAAGAGGHEALLEAATPEDWETEYGSLDLAVRVVDDVQAAIEHIRAHTTGHTEAVLAQDASVINDFIAGMDSAAVIVNASTRFTDGGQLGLGAELGISTQKLHARGPMGLAELTTTMWIVEGDGHIRT, from the coding sequence ATGGCTGAATCGACCGCCCCCCGGGATGCTCAGGACCTTGTCGCCGCCACTGCCAGTGCCGCCCGCACGGCGCAGCGCTCCATAGCCGGGGCCCCGCGCGCGGTCAAGGATGCGGCTCTTGTGGCCATGGCCGATGCCCTGGTGGCCCACACCGATGAGATCCTGACCGCCAATGCCTCGGACCTCCAGCGGGGCCGGGACTCCGGCATGAAGCCCGGGCTCCTGGACCGCCTGGCCCTGGACGCCTCCCGTCTGGAGGGCATCGCCGAGGCCCTGCGGGAGATCGCCGCCCTGCCCGACCCGGTGGGTCAGATCCTTGACGGCTCGGTCATGCCCAACGGCCTGCGTGTGCGGCGCGTGCGCGTGCCCATCGGGGTGGTCGGCATGATCTACGAGGCCCGTCCCAATGTGACCGTCGATGTGGCGGCCCTGGCCATCAAGGCGGGCAACGCCGTCATCCTCCGGGGCGGCAGCGCGGCCCAGGACTCCAACGCCGCCATCATCGCTGCCCTGCGCTCGGCCCTCAAGGCTCAAGGGCTGCCCCCTGAGCTCGTGGCCAGTATCGACGCGGCCGGGCGCGAGGGCGCCACGGCGCTCATGCGAGCCCGCGGGGCCATCGACCTGCTGGTGCCGCGCGGCGGCGCCGGCCTCATCCGCTCGGTGGTCGAGAACTCCATCGTCCCAGTCATCGAGACCGGCTCCGGCAACTGCCATGTCTACGTCGATGCCAGCGCCCAGCAGGATGAGGCCGTCGAGATCATCATCAATGCCAAGACTCAGCGCGTCGGCGTCTGCAACGCCGCCGAGACGCTCATCGTCCACCGGGAGATCGCGAAGGCCTGGCTGCCGCGGGCAGCCGAGGCGCTGTGGCAGAAGGGCACCACTCTGCACGCCGATGAGCAGGCTCTCCAGATCCTGGCCCCCGCCGCAGGCGCTGGCGGGCATGAGGCGCTCCTGGAGGCCGCCACCCCCGAGGACTGGGAGACCGAGTACGGCTCCCTGGACCTGGCCGTGCGCGTGGTCGACGACGTCCAGGCCGCCATCGAGCACATCCGCGCCCACACCACGGGCCACACCGAGGCCGTCCTGGCACAGGACGCCTCTGTCATCAACGACTTCATCGCCGGCATGGACTCGGCGGCCGTTATCGTCAACGCCTCGACCCGCTTCACCGACGGCGGCCAGTTGGGGCTGGGAGCCGAGCTGGGGATCTCCACCCAGAAGCTCCATGCCCGCGGTCCCATGGGCCTTGCGGAGCTGACCACCACGATGTGGATCGTTGAGGGCGACGGACATATCCGCACCTGA
- the rplU gene encoding 50S ribosomal protein L21: MSIQVVYAIVKAGGRQEKVSVGDVVVVDKLAGEIGDEVSLAPLMLVDGDTVTTAAADLAKASVTAEIIGDEKGPKINILKFKNKTGYRKRQGHRAQLTAIKVTGIK, encoded by the coding sequence ATGAGCATTCAAGTGGTCTACGCGATCGTCAAGGCCGGCGGCCGTCAGGAGAAGGTCTCCGTCGGCGACGTCGTGGTTGTCGACAAGCTCGCCGGCGAGATCGGTGACGAGGTCTCCCTCGCCCCCCTCATGCTGGTGGATGGCGACACGGTGACCACCGCCGCTGCCGACCTGGCCAAGGCCTCCGTCACCGCCGAGATCATCGGCGATGAGAAGGGCCCCAAGATCAACATCCTGAAGTTCAAGAACAAGACCGGCTACCGCAAGCGCCAGGGCCACCGCGCCCAGCTCACGGCCATCAAGGTCACCGGCATCAAGTGA
- the proB gene encoding glutamate 5-kinase: MSTVSAQVQAGRPEALPSGARVVVKIGSSSLTRDDGGLDLNRIDIMAGLVAGLRGRGHDVVLVSSGAVAAGLTPLGMERRPGELRLLQAAASVGQGNLLARWQTAMSAYGVVTAQVLLTAQDVAVRSHYRTVRSTFDALLSLGAVPIINENDAVATTEFNLGDNDHLAALVSHLVTADVLVLLTDVDGLWTARPGTPGAEPIRLVRSGADLEGVSVSGRGSAVGTGGMTTKVQAATIACASGTATLIASADDAARLLSGPRLPADVGTWFAPTGPHRPSRRLWMAYASVPEGRVLVDEGAARALTVGKKSLLLPGVIGVTGDFESGAVVDVVGPERIVARGICRYAAAELEEVLAARATGGPVPDHVAPVVHRDDLAELPRTAGV, from the coding sequence ATGAGCACCGTATCCGCCCAGGTGCAGGCGGGGCGGCCTGAGGCGCTGCCGAGCGGCGCGCGCGTCGTGGTCAAGATCGGCTCATCCTCCCTGACCCGTGACGACGGCGGACTGGACCTCAACCGCATCGACATCATGGCCGGTCTTGTCGCCGGACTGCGGGGCCGGGGCCATGACGTGGTGCTGGTCTCCTCGGGGGCGGTAGCCGCGGGCCTGACCCCGCTGGGCATGGAGCGCCGGCCCGGCGAGCTGCGCCTGCTTCAGGCGGCCGCCTCCGTGGGACAGGGCAATCTGCTCGCCCGCTGGCAGACGGCGATGAGCGCCTATGGGGTGGTCACCGCCCAGGTGCTGCTGACAGCCCAGGACGTGGCGGTGCGCAGTCACTACCGCACGGTTCGCTCAACCTTCGACGCCCTGCTGTCATTGGGTGCGGTGCCCATCATCAATGAGAACGACGCCGTGGCCACCACGGAGTTCAACCTGGGGGACAACGATCACCTGGCGGCCCTGGTCTCCCACCTGGTGACAGCCGATGTCCTGGTGCTGCTCACCGACGTCGACGGGCTGTGGACCGCCCGCCCGGGCACCCCGGGGGCCGAGCCGATCCGGCTGGTGCGATCGGGGGCCGATCTGGAGGGCGTATCCGTCAGCGGCCGTGGCTCGGCGGTGGGCACCGGCGGCATGACCACCAAGGTCCAGGCCGCCACCATTGCCTGCGCCTCAGGGACCGCCACCCTCATCGCCAGTGCTGACGACGCCGCCCGCCTCCTGTCCGGACCGCGGCTGCCCGCCGACGTGGGCACCTGGTTCGCCCCCACTGGGCCCCACCGCCCCAGCCGGCGGTTGTGGATGGCCTACGCCTCGGTGCCCGAAGGGCGGGTCCTGGTGGATGAGGGAGCGGCCCGCGCCCTGACCGTGGGCAAGAAGTCGCTTCTGCTTCCCGGGGTGATCGGCGTGACCGGGGACTTCGAGTCCGGGGCCGTGGTCGACGTCGTGGGGCCCGAGCGCATCGTGGCCCGGGGGATCTGCCGCTATGCGGCAGCCGAGCTGGAGGAGGTCCTGGCCGCTCGGGCCACCGGAGGGCCGGTGCCCGACCATGTGGCCCCCGTCGTCCACCGCGACGACCTGGCCGAGCTCCCCCGCACCGCAGGGGTCTGA
- the obgE gene encoding GTPase ObgE, producing the protein MPSFIDRVVLHVAGGDGGNGCTSVHREKFKPLAGPDGGDGGHGGSVILVADPSVTTLLTYHRSPHRRAGNGTPGMGDWRRGTDGKDLILPVPEGTVVKDASGEVLADLVGAEASVVVAAGGTGGRGNFSLASARRRAPGFHLLGEPGQALDVTLELKTIADVALVGYPSAGKSSLIAAMSAARPKIAEYPFTTLVPNLGVVEAGSTRYTIADVPGLIPGASQGKGLGLEFLRHIERCAVIVHILDCATLESGRDPLSDMDAIEAELAAYAERLGDQESDPAVTGRVPLMERPRVAVLAKTDVPDAAELADFVREDLESRGMPVFAVSAVARTGLRPLSFALASLVDEARSSAPVTAAAAQAAAEAERPVIRPAAVGRRRPEPVAEVRYVTHPTEGRVYQVRGDKPERWVRQTDFSNDEAVGYLADRLAAAGVEDELVKAGAQAGDPVLIGALEGGVLFTWEPSLSTGPELLGARGTDLRVDPSTRRTNVERRAEYHERMDAKEAARAQLRAEAAEGLWTDAAWDEGDQR; encoded by the coding sequence ATGCCCAGCTTCATCGACCGAGTGGTCCTTCACGTCGCCGGCGGCGACGGCGGGAACGGATGCACCTCCGTCCATCGTGAGAAGTTCAAGCCCCTGGCAGGCCCCGACGGCGGGGATGGTGGGCACGGCGGCAGCGTCATCCTGGTGGCCGACCCCTCTGTGACCACCCTGCTGACCTACCACCGTTCCCCGCACCGCAGGGCCGGCAACGGCACCCCCGGCATGGGGGACTGGCGGCGCGGGACCGATGGCAAGGACCTCATCCTTCCCGTCCCCGAGGGTACCGTGGTCAAGGACGCCTCCGGGGAGGTCCTCGCCGACCTCGTCGGCGCCGAGGCCTCCGTCGTGGTGGCCGCCGGGGGCACCGGGGGCCGGGGGAACTTCTCCCTGGCCTCCGCGCGGCGCCGCGCCCCGGGCTTCCACCTGCTGGGCGAGCCCGGCCAGGCCCTGGATGTGACCCTGGAGCTCAAGACCATCGCGGATGTCGCCCTCGTGGGCTACCCCAGTGCCGGCAAGTCCTCCCTCATCGCCGCCATGAGCGCCGCGCGGCCCAAGATCGCCGAGTACCCGTTCACCACCCTCGTGCCCAATCTCGGGGTGGTGGAGGCCGGCTCCACCCGCTACACGATCGCCGATGTGCCCGGTCTCATCCCGGGAGCATCTCAGGGCAAGGGCCTGGGCCTGGAGTTCCTGCGGCATATCGAGCGCTGCGCCGTCATCGTCCACATCCTGGATTGCGCCACCCTGGAGTCGGGCCGCGACCCGCTCAGCGACATGGACGCCATCGAGGCCGAGCTGGCCGCCTACGCCGAGCGCCTGGGCGATCAGGAGAGTGACCCGGCCGTCACCGGGCGGGTCCCGCTCATGGAGCGGCCGCGCGTGGCCGTCCTGGCCAAGACCGACGTCCCCGATGCGGCCGAGCTCGCCGACTTCGTCCGTGAGGACCTCGAGTCCCGCGGGATGCCGGTTTTCGCGGTCTCCGCCGTCGCGCGCACGGGACTGCGCCCCCTGTCCTTCGCCCTGGCCTCCCTGGTGGATGAGGCCCGCTCCTCCGCCCCGGTCACCGCTGCCGCCGCTCAGGCAGCCGCCGAGGCTGAGCGTCCCGTCATCCGGCCTGCCGCCGTGGGGCGCCGTCGGCCCGAGCCGGTGGCCGAGGTGCGCTACGTCACCCATCCCACTGAGGGGCGGGTCTACCAGGTGCGCGGGGACAAGCCCGAGCGCTGGGTGCGCCAGACCGACTTCTCCAATGATGAGGCGGTCGGCTACCTCGCCGACCGCCTGGCCGCCGCGGGAGTGGAGGACGAGCTCGTCAAGGCCGGGGCGCAGGCCGGTGACCCGGTGCTCATCGGCGCCCTGGAAGGGGGGGTGCTCTTCACCTGGGAGCCATCCCTGTCCACCGGGCCCGAGCTGCTGGGGGCGCGGGGAACCGACCTGCGCGTGGACCCCAGCACCAGGCGCACCAATGTGGAGCGCCGTGCCGAGTACCACGAGCGGATGGACGCCAAGGAGGCCGCTCGCGCCCAGTTGCGGGCTGAGGCCGCTGAGGGCCTGTGGACCGATGCCGCCTGGGATGAGGGGGATCAGCGATGA